The Alphaproteobacteria bacterium sequence TTATGCTTTTGCATACGAATTGAAAGGGTAAACAAATGCCAAAGATGAAAACGAAAAGCAGTGTCAAAAAGCGTTTCTCGCTGACTGCCTCCGGTAAAGTACGCGCCAATCAGGCGATGAAGCAGCATGGTATGCGCAAGCGTAGCAAGCGTTCGCTTCAAGAGCAAAGCGGCACCACCATTTTGTGCGATGCAGATGCGCGTATTATCAAGCAATTCATGCCCTACGGCAGTAAATAAGGAGAGCAATCATGGCTAGAGTTAAACGCGGTGTTACCAAACACGCACGTCACAAAAAACTGATTGATAAAGCTAAAGGCTATCGCGGACGTTCAAAGAATTGTTACCGCATTGCTACCGAGCGCGTTGAAAAGGCATTGCAATATGCTTACCGCGATCGCCGCAATAAAAAGCGCAATTTCCGCGCATTGTGGATTCAGCGTATCAATGCCGGCTGCCGTCAACATGGTATGGTATATTCCCAGTTCATGGCGGGTCTAAAGCACGCCGGTCTGGATTTGGATCGCAAAGTATTGTCTGAATTGGCAATCAGCGAGCCTGCAGCATTTAAATCCTTAGTGGAAAGCGCACAAAAGGGTTTGGATAAAGCAGCCTCCGAAGCCAAGAAAGCCGCATAACGCACATCGCGTCTGCACTTTCACCGATATTACGAAAAAGGGGGCTGCCTTTGCGCACCCCCCTTTTTTTTGCATTTATGGAATGAATCATGTCTCAACCTGCCACTAAACCCAGTACTTCTGCCACTCCCGGAGCTATCGAAACCGAAGCATTGTCAGCCATTGCCTCATGCACCGACCTCATAGCGCTTGATGCCATACGCGTTGCTTATCTGGGCAAAAAAGGTGCAATCACGCAGCAGCTTAAAACCTTAGGCGCCGCCACTCCTGAAGAACGTCGCAGCCGTGGTCAGGCATTAAATGCAGCACGTGACACCATTACCCAAGCCATCGAAGCACAGCATGATCGTTTGAATCTAGCCGAAATTAACAGCCGCCTTGAAGCCGAACGATTAGATGTAACTT is a genomic window containing:
- the rplT gene encoding 50S ribosomal protein L20, with translation MARVKRGVTKHARHKKLIDKAKGYRGRSKNCYRIATERVEKALQYAYRDRRNKKRNFRALWIQRINAGCRQHGMVYSQFMAGLKHAGLDLDRKVLSELAISEPAAFKSLVESAQKGLDKAASEAKKAA
- the rpmI gene encoding 50S ribosomal protein L35 — protein: MPKMKTKSSVKKRFSLTASGKVRANQAMKQHGMRKRSKRSLQEQSGTTILCDADARIIKQFMPYGSK